A single region of the Prevotella sp. HUN102 genome encodes:
- a CDS encoding RNA-directed DNA polymerase produces MAHKIYANSENGYWRVCNPLNVLRATNNTIRGKMNRHDVKRLLKRGYCDAIKNVWEMLEYQTFKPSKYTEKTIFDVKQRNLKIAPLYPDRIVHHCLIDVIEEDLRKIFIANTYACIKGRGIHKCLTDLNRALQKDKAGTKYCLKIDVRHYYDSIVHSILKDIIAKSYGDKKLLWLMHLIIDSTEGDIGLPIGFLTSQHFANWYLSPFDHWVKEVLRVRYYYRYMDDIVILANSKAKLHYILEQVREYLQTKLRLTIKANWQIFPVDARSIDFVGYKSNHYNILARKSILYTYWRKLKRLQNSYGAMTESELRHKLSAHFGWLQHCSNKHYKEIISLTLKQIRIKQMEEKRLSTGLHSDSVQPTF; encoded by the coding sequence ATGGCACATAAGATATATGCAAATAGTGAGAATGGGTATTGGAGGGTATGCAACCCTCTAAACGTGCTAAGAGCTACGAATAATACCATACGTGGCAAAATGAATAGACACGATGTAAAAAGATTACTAAAACGTGGCTATTGTGATGCTATAAAAAATGTATGGGAGATGCTGGAATATCAAACATTCAAGCCATCAAAATACACAGAGAAAACTATTTTTGATGTGAAGCAACGCAACCTCAAAATAGCACCGCTATACCCCGATAGAATAGTACACCACTGCTTGATAGATGTTATTGAGGAAGATTTGCGCAAGATTTTTATTGCCAATACCTATGCTTGCATTAAAGGGCGTGGAATACATAAGTGCCTAACCGATTTGAACCGTGCGTTACAAAAAGATAAAGCAGGTACAAAGTATTGCCTAAAAATAGATGTAAGGCATTATTACGATAGCATTGTACATAGCATACTCAAAGATATAATAGCAAAAAGCTATGGGGATAAAAAGCTGCTTTGGCTTATGCACCTTATAATAGATAGTACAGAGGGCGATATTGGTTTACCAATAGGCTTTTTAACAAGCCAGCATTTTGCAAATTGGTATTTAAGCCCATTTGACCATTGGGTTAAAGAGGTGTTGCGTGTAAGGTATTATTACAGGTATATGGACGATATTGTAATACTCGCTAATAGTAAAGCAAAACTGCACTATATACTTGAACAAGTAAGAGAGTACTTGCAAACAAAGCTAAGGCTAACTATAAAAGCAAACTGGCAAATATTCCCAGTAGATGCACGCAGTATAGACTTTGTAGGTTACAAAAGCAACCATTACAATATATTGGCACGAAAAAGCATTTTGTACACCTATTGGAGAAAGTTGAAAAGGCTGCAAAATAGTTATGGAGCGATGACAGAAAGCGAGTTGCGACATAAGCTATCTGCACACTTTGGCTGGCTGCAACATTGCTCAAACAAGCATTATAAAGAGA